One segment of Channa argus isolate prfri chromosome 17, Channa argus male v1.0, whole genome shotgun sequence DNA contains the following:
- the LOC137102033 gene encoding E3 ubiquitin-protein ligase pellino homolog 2 isoform X1, protein MNSPKKDGDDDVPVKDPVKYGELVILGYNGSLPSGDRGRRKSRFALYRRAKANGVKPSAVHILNTPQDSKAVHSRGQHSISFTLSRNQTVVVEYCHDNNTDMFQIGRSTESPIDFVVTDTSGGGKEGEDPAIAPSTISRFACRVVCERNPPYTARIYAAGFDSSKNIFLGEKATKWKNPDGHMDGLTTNGVLVMHPEGFPENPKQGLWREISVCGDVYALRETRSGPSRGKLAEGESSALRDGSLVDLCGATLLWRTGEGLMRAPTLRHLEALRQELNASRPQCPVGLSTLAFPSLPRSHSLEERQPWVYLACGHVHGRHDWGQRSEGEEEPAEGEGSTTRRECPLCRSVGPYVPLWLGCEPAVYLDAGAPTHAFVPCGHVCSERTARYWAETPLPHGTHAFRPICPFCSTALSSPGWTRLIFQGPID, encoded by the exons GATGTGCCCGTCAAAGACCCGGTAAAATACGGCGAATTGGTCATTTTGGG gTACAATGGCTCCCTTCCAAGTGGAGACCGCGGGCGCAGAAAGAGCCGCTTTGCTCTGTACCGAAGGGCCAAGGCCAACGGTGTCAAACCCAGCGCTGTGCACATCCTCAACACACCCCAGGACAGTAAG GCTGTACACAGCAGGGGGCAGCACAGCATCTCCTTCACTCTGTCCCGTAATCAGACAGTGGTGGTGGAGTACTGCCATGACAACAACACAGACATGTTCCAG ATTGGACGCTCAACAGAAAGCCCCATTGACTTTGTGGTGACAGACACCTCTGGAGGGGGGAAGGAAGGAGAGGACCCCGCTATTGCTCCCAGCACCATATCACGTTTTGCTTGCAGAGTGGTGTGTGAGCGTAACCCTCCCTACACAGCACGCATTTACGCTGCAGGTTTTGACTcctccaaaaatatttttcttggG GAGAAAGCAACCAAATGGAAAAACCCAGATGGCCATATGGATGGCCTGACCACTAATGGGGTGCTGGTAATGCACCCTGAGGGGTTCCCAGAGAACCCCAAGCAGGGACTGTGGAGGGAAATCTCAGTCTGCGGGGATGTCTACGCCCTGCGAGAGACACGCTCTGGACCAAGCCGTGGTAAACTG GCAGAGGGTGAGAGCAGTGCACTACGTGACGGCTCCCTGGTTGACCTGTGTGGTGCCACCCTGCTTTGGCGTACGGGCGAGGGGCTCATGCGAGCCCCCACCCTCCGTCACCTGGAGGCACTTCGCCAGGAGCTTAATGCATCCCGCCCCCAGTGTCCTGTAGGCCTCAGCACACTGGCCTTCCCCAGCCTGCCACGCAGCCACAG CCTTGAAGAACGTCAGCCCTGGGTCTACCTCGCCTGTGGCCACGTTCATGGACGACATGACTGGGGCCAGAGATCTGAGGGAGAGGAGGAACCGGCAGAGGGTGAGGGCTCCACAACCCGCAGAGAATGTCCCTTGTGCAGGAGCGTGGGTCCCTACGTCCCACTGTGGCTGGGCTGTGAGCCTGCTGTGTACCTTGATGCCGGAGCTCCTACTCATGCATTTGTGCCATGCGGCCATGTCTGCTCAGAGAGGACAGCCAGATACTGGGCCGAGACCCCGCTGCCCCATGGGACCCATGCTTTCAGACCCATCTGCCCCTTCTGCTCCACTGCCCTCAGCTCCCCTGGCTGGACTCGGCTGATCTTCCAGGGCCCTATCGACTAG
- the LOC137102033 gene encoding E3 ubiquitin-protein ligase pellino homolog 2 isoform X2 — protein MNSPKKDGDDDVPVKDPVKYGELVILGYNGSLPSGDRGRRKSRFALYRRAKANGVKPSAVHILNTPQDSKAVHSRGQHSISFTLSRNQTVVVEYCHDNNTDMFQIGRSTESPIDFVVTDTSGGGKEGEDPAIAPSTISRFACRVEKATKWKNPDGHMDGLTTNGVLVMHPEGFPENPKQGLWREISVCGDVYALRETRSGPSRGKLAEGESSALRDGSLVDLCGATLLWRTGEGLMRAPTLRHLEALRQELNASRPQCPVGLSTLAFPSLPRSHSLEERQPWVYLACGHVHGRHDWGQRSEGEEEPAEGEGSTTRRECPLCRSVGPYVPLWLGCEPAVYLDAGAPTHAFVPCGHVCSERTARYWAETPLPHGTHAFRPICPFCSTALSSPGWTRLIFQGPID, from the exons GATGTGCCCGTCAAAGACCCGGTAAAATACGGCGAATTGGTCATTTTGGG gTACAATGGCTCCCTTCCAAGTGGAGACCGCGGGCGCAGAAAGAGCCGCTTTGCTCTGTACCGAAGGGCCAAGGCCAACGGTGTCAAACCCAGCGCTGTGCACATCCTCAACACACCCCAGGACAGTAAG GCTGTACACAGCAGGGGGCAGCACAGCATCTCCTTCACTCTGTCCCGTAATCAGACAGTGGTGGTGGAGTACTGCCATGACAACAACACAGACATGTTCCAG ATTGGACGCTCAACAGAAAGCCCCATTGACTTTGTGGTGACAGACACCTCTGGAGGGGGGAAGGAAGGAGAGGACCCCGCTATTGCTCCCAGCACCATATCACGTTTTGCTTGCAGAGTG GAGAAAGCAACCAAATGGAAAAACCCAGATGGCCATATGGATGGCCTGACCACTAATGGGGTGCTGGTAATGCACCCTGAGGGGTTCCCAGAGAACCCCAAGCAGGGACTGTGGAGGGAAATCTCAGTCTGCGGGGATGTCTACGCCCTGCGAGAGACACGCTCTGGACCAAGCCGTGGTAAACTG GCAGAGGGTGAGAGCAGTGCACTACGTGACGGCTCCCTGGTTGACCTGTGTGGTGCCACCCTGCTTTGGCGTACGGGCGAGGGGCTCATGCGAGCCCCCACCCTCCGTCACCTGGAGGCACTTCGCCAGGAGCTTAATGCATCCCGCCCCCAGTGTCCTGTAGGCCTCAGCACACTGGCCTTCCCCAGCCTGCCACGCAGCCACAG CCTTGAAGAACGTCAGCCCTGGGTCTACCTCGCCTGTGGCCACGTTCATGGACGACATGACTGGGGCCAGAGATCTGAGGGAGAGGAGGAACCGGCAGAGGGTGAGGGCTCCACAACCCGCAGAGAATGTCCCTTGTGCAGGAGCGTGGGTCCCTACGTCCCACTGTGGCTGGGCTGTGAGCCTGCTGTGTACCTTGATGCCGGAGCTCCTACTCATGCATTTGTGCCATGCGGCCATGTCTGCTCAGAGAGGACAGCCAGATACTGGGCCGAGACCCCGCTGCCCCATGGGACCCATGCTTTCAGACCCATCTGCCCCTTCTGCTCCACTGCCCTCAGCTCCCCTGGCTGGACTCGGCTGATCTTCCAGGGCCCTATCGACTAG